The following proteins are encoded in a genomic region of Bombus pyrosoma isolate SC7728 linkage group LG1, ASM1482585v1, whole genome shotgun sequence:
- the LOC122568009 gene encoding uncharacterized protein LOC122568009, which yields MDNAPASSSSKSPSSDSPNVAEPTAIKLPEIQLSTFDGAIENWHSFYDAFSSMIDRSDRLTATQKFYYLRSSLTGKAARSIRSLKVTEINYPIAIDILKKKFDCHRQICMRHWDLISEYPKINKKTPEAIDDFLETVKTTKKTSEKHNRQQQHAPRSITFATTHRPTACPSCKGQHKICYCNVFKATSVKNRLEIVKRASLCTNCLGQGHTIAQCSVGSCRICRQRHHTYLHQHQRHGKSRSSSDRSSSDRSSSGRSSSDRSSSGRSSPSSPTPRSSHRSRRASTSPRSSSKSSTPVVSPGRHPERHQNTNLAQHVHIQPDQSHRLERKEVTISDDFNWDRITEDRITDLGSL from the exons ATGGATAACGCACCAGcatcatcgtcgtcgaaaTCGCCAAGCAGCGATTCGCCCAATGTCGCCGAGCCGACAGCAATCAAATTGCCAGAAATTCAACTATCTACTTTCGACGGTGCCATCGAGAATTGGCATTCATTCTATGACGCTTTCTCGTCCATGATAGATCGAAGCGATCGACTCACTGCCACACAAAAATTCTACTACCTTCGATCTTCTTTAACCGGAAAGGCCGCGCGAAGCATCCGATCGTTGAAAGTtacggaaattaattatcccaTCGCGATTGATATTCTGAAGAAGAAATTCGACTGCCACCGTCAAATCTGCATGCGCCACTGGGACTTGATTTCCGAATATccaaaaataaacaagaagaCACCCGAAGCGATTGACGATTTTCTGGAGACGGTCAAG ACGACAAAAAAAACGTCCGAAAAACACAATCGACAGCAACAACACGCGCCGCGCAGTATCACCTTCGCCACTACACATAGGCCGACGGCGTGTCCAAGTTGCAAGGGACAACATAAAATATGCTATTGCAATGTCTTCAAGGCGACGTCAGTCAAAAATCGCCTTGAAATCGTCAAAAGGGCTTCCCTCTGCACCAATTGTCTAGGCCAAGGACACACTATTGCCCAGTGCTCTGTCGGCTCATGTCGCATATGCAGACAGCGACATCACACATACTTGCATCAACACCAACGTCACGGCAAGTCACGGTCTTCGAgcgatcgatcgtcgagcgACCGATCATCGAGCGGTCGATCGTCGAGCGACCGATCATCGAGCGGACGCTCTTCACCTAGCTCACCGACTCCTCGTTCGTCACATCGTTCGAGACGCGCGTCCACATCGCCACGGTCGTCTTCCAAGTCGTCTACACCGGTCGTCTCACCCGGTCGTCACCCCGAACGTCACCAAAACACGAACCTCGCCCAACACGTACACATACAACCGGATCAAAGTCATCGTctagaaagaaaggaagtgACTATCTCAGACGACTTTAATTGGGACCGAATCACAGAGGACCGAATTACTGACCTCGGTTCCCTCTAA